The proteins below are encoded in one region of Triticum aestivum cultivar Chinese Spring chromosome 1B, IWGSC CS RefSeq v2.1, whole genome shotgun sequence:
- the LOC123143251 gene encoding histone H2B.2-like encodes MAPKADKKPAAENKVEKAAEKTPAGKKPKAEKRLPAGKTASKEAGGEAKTRGRKKGSKAKKGVETYKIYIFKVLKQVHPDIGISSKAMSIMNSFINDIFEKLAGESAKLARYNKKPTITSREIQTSVRLVLPGELAKHAVSEGTKAVTKFTSS; translated from the coding sequence ATGGCCCCCAAGGCAGACAAGAAGCCGGCCGCCGAGAACAAGGTCGAGAAAGCGGCGGAGAAGACCCCCGCGGGCAAGAAGCCCAAGGCCGAGAAGCGGCTGCCGGCAGGCAAGACGGCGTCcaaggaggccggcggcgaggccaAGACGAGGGGCCGGAAGAAGGGCAGCAAGGCCAAGAAGGGCGTGGAGACGTACAAGATCTACATCTtcaaggtgctgaagcaggtgcacCCGGACATCGGCATCTCCTCCAAGGCCATGTCcatcatgaactccttcatcaacgaCATCTTCGAGAAGCTCGCCGGCGAGTCCGCCAAGCTCGCCCGCTACAACAAGAAGCCCACCATCACCTCCAGGGAGATCCAGACCTCCGTTCGCCTGGTCCTCCCCGGCGAGCTCGCCAAGCACGCCGTCTCTGAGGGCACCAAGGCTgtcaccaagttcacctcctcTTAG